The Argentina anserina chromosome 5, drPotAnse1.1, whole genome shotgun sequence genome includes the window TTCAACTGAAAATAGTCCAGTGTAATTAGATTTCTAGATTGTGTGGTTTGGGTGGAGATAGCTGAATTATGAGTTGTTCATTTGTGTAgttgtttttgttaaattgtaGATTGACATGGCCTTTGTAGAAGTCAGTGACCTCAATGGACAATTGCTCTTCCAACAATCGCATGTTGGGATACCCAAAGCCAGTGTAAGTATACCTGTCATACTATTTGTTTCAATTTCTACACAGATCTGTGTCTGTATAAAAATGCTTGTGAATACTTTTGACAGGCTGCCCAGCGTGCTATCTTGAAATTTAGGCCTCACATAAACATTGCTGCAACTCATGCAAATGTTGAGCACCCTTACTTTGATAGAGTCttctttaaaaaatttaacgTTGTTTTGAATACACTTAACAACTTCGGTGCCGGGCGACATGTGAATCGACTATGCTTGGCAGCTGATGTTCCATTAATTGATAGTTGGTCTGCTGGGTTCCTTGGACAGGTGAGTTATTGCCTTGCAGTTCTTTTGCAAAAGCCATTTCCTTTTCCTTATCGTAATTAAAATCAGTACTTCATTAAGTTGTCTGCTTGTTTTTTAAACAAAGTTTAAAATTTCCTTTGCTTAATGTTTAGTTGGTACATGAAATCTTGTTCTGAAGATTTTTTAGAGTTGCAGATTGAATATAAGAAATACCTCTTTTCATCAGAGCTCATGCAGTCAACTactttttttcaatttaaatctCTTTTTCGGATAAGTTCATGAGCTAAGGACCACAGTAGTATCTCTAAGGTTAGGATACTGAATTATTCAAGATTATATGTCTAGTTTATTCACTTTATAGATACACAATAACCAACACTGTCATCGTCATCCTATTAACCTTCATTTCAGTGAAATGGATGAACCACATGTTATATTTTTCTCTCCCGTTCTTTATGTCATCAAAAAGCCTACTTTACATAGTTCTACCTTTCTTTTAGCAACTAGctttcatcatttgatatgcAGGAGCACGATGTAATTGCTGTACGGTGTTATATACTTTAAGTGTGTTAGATGAATGTATTAGTAACCGTCAttgtttttgttattattattactagCTTTTACTCACTTGCCCATATgtgtaaattattttatataaacattaaaagaaaaaaaaagtgggaACTTGGAAGCTAATCGGATGATGGGTGGTTATTGGCAACTGTAAATCAGGCAGTTAActatttgaaaattattattttttatgatattttcttgttttataatttaccatgTTGCCTctgaattattaatttttttaaataatttacatAACATGTAGGCGTGTTGTATTTTCACACTCGAATTGGCTGACAAACTCAGTTTGCTTAGATAATAGTATAGATTATTGTTGTTATCATTATTATCATCAGAGGGTCAGATGTCAGAATATCTTATCATGTTCGTCCAGTGTTTTCGAAGTTCCACTACTTTTATTGCTCTATCTGTCCTTGCATGTGTTCTAAAAAAGGGGGTGTTGCAgcctttttgttttctttttggtgCACCATGATTTATTTCTTCCCTTTTGAACTATTGACTATGGAAGCAGGTGACCGTACATGTGAAGGGAAAAACAGAGTGTTACGAATGCCAGCCCAAACCTGCTCCCAAAACGTACCAGGTTTGCCCCATTAACGGTACTCCATCAGAGTTATTGAGACATGGTCTGTTTGAAGGTAAAGGAATTGTTGATAATACTTTCCCTACTGTTGCAACAACAAATGCAATTATTGTTGGTTTAATTGTCATTGAGACAATCAAAGTGCTGCAAGATGACACAAAACATTACAGGTGTGTACAATAGCCACCCTGTCTTCTATTTGAATTGTGCTTCATATTGCTGAGAAGTATGTTTCTTGATTTCTCTTCCTATTTCCAGTTTTTTTAGACATTGAAGCATCTGTGTTTATTGTGGGTTTGTATTATAGGACTAATACGGAGAATCCACTTTCAAAGTTTCAAGCCATTTAGTGTTTTCTTGTCTAAAGGAAGATAATTTCTGCACTCACAAGTTTTCCAAAAATATTTCTTGCATTGTTTGGTATTAGGACGCCTGTTCGGTATGTGGGAATTGGATACAATATTTTTTGACATGCCGTTtcaattttatgtttttaGAAGATTGTGTGTTTCTTAAATGAGTTCAGAAAAGGTTCTGCTATGAAttcttataatttttttctttttacgaCACTTTTAATTTCTGTTTGATTCACCATGATTTGGTCAAGCAGGATGACTTATTGTCTGCAACATCCAACAAAAAAGATGCTGCTCATGCCAGTGGAACCATTTAAACCTAACGAGTCCTGCTATGTCTGTTCAGAGGTATGCAAAATGATCTCTtctgagttttgtcttcggtgGTCTTTTTCTTTTACCTGAAGTCTGATGGCTGTGTACTAATGCAATGTAATTGATTTTGAGCAGACACCACTATCATTAGAGATAAATACTAAACGTGCAAAGTTGCGGGACATTGTTGAAAAGGTAGTTAAGAACAAGCTTGGAATCTACTCTCGACTCATTATGCACGGAACAACCTTTATTTATGAAGTCGGTACCAGCCTGGATGCAGCCATGATAATAAAAAATGAAGCGAACCTTGATAAGGTAGCGTTTTCATAATGTCACTAGCCAAAATGTGCTCACCTATATCAGCTGCTTATTGAAGAATGTATGCTACATTGTGAATGAAATTTAGGTGTTGTCCGAGTTTATTTCTCCAGTTACTAGTGGAACAATGCTGACATTTATGGATCAACAACTGTCCTGCAAAATCAATATCATACACAGGTTTAAATATACTTCTCAtttctaataattatttttatcttgTATCAAGCTTGACAGCTTACTACATGCATTTACAGTTACTTCATCACATCTATAAGTCATACAAGGTTATGGATGTCTTCAATATATGAAGTTCTGTTGTGATTCACCCTAGATGTTGAAGTTGAATCTTAACAAACCATTGGGTATCTtgttaataaataataatgcCTCCCCATCCTGCAATTTGTTCCCTCCTGTTCAATTTGTCACCCACTAAGTTACTGGCTTTCTAGCTGATTATGAAGCATTTCCTGATGTTTATCATACTGCTCGAATATTGTGAATAGACATGCCTCATATTTGATGCAAATTTGATTTCTCAGAGAGGAATTTGATGAGGAGAAAGAACCTGATGGAATGGTTCTATCTGGATTGCCCCAAGCTACTTCTGTGGTGAAGGATGATGAGGAGTCCAATGCTAAAGCTGACAGTGCATCAAGTGCTTCAGATTCGGAGGCTGATAACTATTATGAGGTTGAAACTACTCCTggaaagaaaaggaaacagTCTGAGGTTTCGGGCACAGATATGTCAAGTGTTGTTGGTGATACAAAAAATCACGGAAAATTGGAAGTCGACAATGAGATCTCAATTGGAAAGAGATCTCGATCGGGGGATTCGGAGAAGGAGCAACATCACCTCAGTGAAAATCCAGACGACAGTGCTGGTGTAACCTGTCTGAGAACCAAAGGTATTTTGCTACGTTTTTATGTTAAAATTTATGTACCAAGCTATTGTTTATGTAGTACACCTAGGTCTTTTTTAGAGTTCTTATGCCTGGAGAGCCTCTGGTTCCTCTTTGGGAGAGAAAATTTTCTTTATCTATATTTGTTGCTagaactgaaattaattctcGAATCTGTATACTTTGTTACCAACGGCATATTACATTGTTAAGTAAGATTGTTGTTGTCCTTGAACTAATTGATATTGTTGATCCATTTGTTATTGTCGGTTTCTCCTCAAGTTAGTTATGGGTGTTATGGCTCTGTTACTTGAATTGAATTAAGCTATTATTCAGTTCTTTTATTTGAACAAGTTGGTTCTAAGTTTTTCCTTTGGTAAGGTCGAGGTAGTACTGTTTCTGTTTGAAGTGATTAGTAAAAGGGCCTCTCTTTATGTGTATCAGATCAAGTTACTGGTCGGTAAATTTAGCAACGTCATCC containing:
- the LOC126794529 gene encoding SUMO-activating enzyme subunit 2-like, which encodes MGPQKPSPAIKKGAKVLVVGAGRIGCELLKTLVLSGCENIHIIDMAFVEVSDLNGQLLFQQSHVGIPKASAAQRAILKFRPHINIAATHANVEHPYFDRVFFKKFNVVLNTLNNFGAGRHVNRLCLAADVPLIDSWSAGFLGQVTVHVKGKTECYECQPKPAPKTYQVCPINGTPSELLRHGLFEGKGIVDNTFPTVATTNAIIVGLIVIETIKVLQDDTKHYRMTYCLQHPTKKMLLMPVEPFKPNESCYVCSETPLSLEINTKRAKLRDIVEKVVKNKLGIYSRLIMHGTTFIYEVGTSLDAAMIIKNEANLDKVLSEFISPVTSGTMLTFMDQQLSCKINIIHREEFDEEKEPDGMVLSGLPQATSVVKDDEESNAKADSASSASDSEADNYYEVETTPGKKRKQSEVSGTDMSSVVGDTKNHGKLEVDNEISIGKRSRSGDSEKEQHHLSENPDDSAGVTCLRTKGFKSEEAKAAGVEKCLVIGGEGCRICGDDHHHTVNCPFLEYVPPGSIVGPDYLVMCGVCGSKLRQPTPIWCGDCCEGVGGRAVDASTYESLDEFGCGLNPERFWGPESEDEYMDPDPDLDAHSRKAETYKITQQNELHSRS